A window of the Hordeum vulgare subsp. vulgare chromosome 5H, MorexV3_pseudomolecules_assembly, whole genome shotgun sequence genome harbors these coding sequences:
- the LOC123395060 gene encoding GDSL esterase/lipase At3g48460 → MAASAAVLLLLLVISVAAAAPAPAPPSPFRTVYAFGDSFTDTGNTHSTTGPYSYGYVSNPPYGATFFHRSTNRYSDGRLVVDFLATDALALPSFLPPYLSLASSPNATNKYYGVNFAVAGATAIEHDFFAKNNLSIDITPQSIMTELGWFDAHLKTRGAAAAGKKEVGEALYWVGEIGANDYAYSFMAADSIPPERIRTMAVDRVTTFLEGLLKRGAKYVVVQGLPLTGCLPLAMTLARPEDRDNLSCVASVNKQSMDHNHHLQAGIHRLRQAYPDAVIAYADYYAAHLAVMRTPARYGFAEPFKTCCGTGGGAYNFEIFSTCGSPEVPAACAQPARYVNWDGVHMTEAMYKVVAGMFFRDGSGAFIRPSFGSLIAAARKGHRN, encoded by the exons ATGGCCGcgtccgccgccgtcctcctcctcctcctcgtcatctccGTCGCGGccgcggcgccggcgccggcgccacccTCGCCGTTCAGGACGGTGTACGCGTTCGGGGACTCGTTCACGGACACGGGCAACACGCACTCCACGACGGGGCCCTATTCGTACGGCTACGTGTCCAACCCGCCCTACGGCGCCACCTTCTTCCACCGCTCCACCAACCGCTACTCCGACGGCCGCCTCGTCGTCGACTTCCTCGCCACCGACGCGCTCGCGCTGCCCTCCTTCCTCCCGCCATACCTCTCCCTCGCCTCCTCCCCCAACGCCACCAACAAGTACTACGGCGTCAACTTCGCGGTGGCCGGCGCGACGGCCATCGAGCACGACTTCTTCGCCAAGAACAACCTGAGCATCGACATCACGCCGCAGTCCATCATGACGGAGCTGGGCTGGTTCGACGCGCACCTCAAGACGCGCGGGGCGGCCGCCGCCGGCAAGAAGGAGGTGGGCGAGGCGCTCTACTGGGTGGGCGAGATCGGCGCCAACGACTACGCCTACAGCTTCATGGCCGCCGACTCCATCCCGCCCGAGCGCATCCGGACCATGGCCGTCGACAGGGtcaccaccttcctcgag GGGCTGCTGAAGAGGGGGGCCAAGTACGTGGTGGTGCAGGGGCTGCCGCTCACCGGCTGCCTGCCGCTGGCCATGACGCTGGCGCGGCCGGAGGACCGGGACAACCTCAGCTGCGTCGCCTCCGTCAACAAGCAGAGCATGGACCACAACCACCACCTCCAGGCCGGGATCCACCGGCTCCGCCAGGCATACCCGGACGCCGTCATCGCCTACGCCGACTACTACGCCGCGCACCTCGCCGTCATGCGCACCCCGGCGAGGTACGGCTTCGCCGAGCCCTTCAAGACCTGCTGCGGCACCGGCGGCGGCGCCTACAACTTCGAGATCTTCTCCACCTGCGGCTCCCCCGAGGTCCCCGCTGCCTGCGCCCAGCCCGCCCGCTACGTCAACTGGGACGGCGTCCACATGACCGAGGCCATGTACAAGGTCGTCGCCGGCATGTTCTTCCGCGACGGCTCCGGCGCCTTCATCCGCCCCTCCTTCGGCTCCTTGATCGCCGCCGCCAGGAAAGGCCACCGCAACTGA
- the LOC123395059 gene encoding serine/threonine protein phosphatase 2A 57 kDa regulatory subunit B' theta isoform-like, whose translation MIKQILGRFPKKPSKSGDKDPIGRSGPSAPNPPRGAERASGHTPIISSSGLSYGSGQQPGNGNNSRVNNGNSSAFELLPGFKDVPNAEKNNLFVKKLNLCCVTFDFSDPTKSMKEKEVKRQTLLELVDYVASANQKFSEIVMHETTRMVSVNLFRTLTTPPRENNISAYDLDEDEPVMDPAWLHLQIVYELFLRFIQSPETDAKLAKRYIDHSFVLRLLDLFDSEDPREREYLKMILHRVYGKFMVHRPVIRKAINNTFYQFIYETEKHNGIAELLEILGSIINGFALPLKEEHKLFLIRALIPLHKPKCIAMYHQQLSYCITQFVEKDCKLSDTVIRGLLKYWPITNSTKEVMFLGELEEILEATQPAEFQKCMVPLFRQIARCLNSSHFQVAERSLFLWNNDHIESLIKQNSKVILPIIFPALERNSNGHWNQAVQSLTLNVRKLFSDHDAGLYTECLRKYEEAKAKEKENKLKQEATWKRLEEIASSRATSGEAVLVHRTLPRQSSAV comes from the exons ATGATCAAGCAGATCCTTGGGCGGTTCCCTAAGAAGCCGTCCAAGTCCGGGGACAAGGATCCGATCGGACGGTCAGGCCCCTCCGCGCCAAACCCTCCGAGAGGCGCGGAGAGGGCGTCCGGACACACGCCGATCATCTCCAGCTCCGGGCTCAGCTACGGCAGCGGGCAGCAACCGGGCAACGGAAACAACTCGAGGGTCAATAATGGCAATTCGTCGGCCTTCGAGCTGCTGCCGGGCTTCAAGGACGTGCCCAACGCCGAGAAGAATAACCTCTTTGTCAAGAAACTGAACCTGTGCTGCGTCACGTTTGACTTCAGCGACCCGACAAAGAGCATGAAGGAGAAGGAAGTAAAACGACAAACTCTGTTGGAGCTCGTGGACTATGTCGCCTCCGCCAACCAGAAGTTTTCGGAGATAGTTATGCATGAGACCACGAGGATGGTTTCTGTCAACCTGTTCAGGACGCTGACTACCCCTCCCAGAGAGAACAACATCTCAGCCTATGATTTGGATGAGGATGAGCCTGTGATGGATCCTGCGTGGTTGCACTTGCAGATTGTTTATGAGTTGTTCTTGAGGTTCATTCAGTCTCCGGAGACCGATGCCAAGCTGGCTAAAAGGTACATCGATCATTCGTTTGTTCTCAGGCTGCTTGATCTCTTTGACTCCGAAGACCCCAGGGAGCGAGAGTACCTCAAGATGATACTCCACCGTGTCTATGGAAAGTTCATGGTTCATCGGCCAGTTATTCGGAAAGCCATCAACAACACCTTCTACCAGTTCATCTACGAAACTGAAAAGCACAACGGAATTGCAGAGCTACTGGAGATCTTAGGAAGCATCATCAACGGGTTTGCCTTGCCACTTAAGGAAGAGCATAAATTGTTCCTTATCCGGGCCTTGATTCCACTTCACAAGCCAAAGTGCATTGCAATGTACCATCAACAGTTGTCTTACTGCATTACCCAGTTTGTCGAAAAAGATTGCAAGCTTTCAGACACAGTTATCAGGGGCCTACTGAAATATTGGCCCATCACAAACAGCACCAAGGAGGTGATGTTTTTGGGAGAGTTGGAAGAGATACTAGAGGCTACACAGCCTGCGGAGTTTCAGAAATGCATGGTTCCTCTTTTCCGCCAGATTGCACGCTGTCTGAACAGTTCTCACTTTCAG GTTGCTGAGAGATCATTGTTTTTGTGGAACAATGACCATATCGAGAGTTTGATCAAGCAGAACAGCAAGGTGATATTGCCCATCATCTTCCCTGCACTGGAGAGAAATTCCAACGGGCACTGGAACCAAGCTGTGCAAAGCCTCACTCTTAATGTGCGCAAATTGTTCTCTGATCATGATGCTGGACTGTACACCGAGTGTCTGCGGAAATACGAGGAAGCCAAAGCCAAAGAGAAGGAGAATAAATTGAAACAAGAAGCCACATGGAAACGCTTAGAAGAGATCGCATCATCAAGAGCAACTAGTGGAGAGGCTGTGCTCGTCCATCGAACCTTACCTCGTCAATCTTCAGCTGTGTAG